TCACGCCGGCCGTTCGATGAAGGTATCCATTTTGATGCCCGCCTGATTCTATCAGAGGGGAGCTCACTTTTGACCGCGCCCTTTGTCCGCTCTTCCTTGTCGCCTCAGGGGACGAAAGCATAAGCCTGGACATCTTCTTATTGGATGTTCCGTCATTTTGAAAAGCTAATGCCCCTCGATCGAGGGGCATTAGGGGAACTTCTTTTAACATCAACTAGTTATATGGAATCTTTGAAGCCTTTTCCTGCAGTGAAGCGGGGTACGTTTCGGGCGGGAATTTTTATTTCTTTGCCGGTTCTGGGGTTTCGGCCTTTACGGGCTTGTCTCTTGGAGACGGAGAAAGAACCGAATCCGACGAGGGTCACGCGCTCATCCTTCTTCAGGGCTCCCTTTACCCCTTCAAGGAAGGCGTCGAGAGCTTTTGTCGCTGCCACTTTGGAGATTTCGGCATTTGAAG
This Syntrophorhabdaceae bacterium DNA region includes the following protein-coding sequences:
- a CDS encoding HU family DNA-binding protein produces the protein MTKSELIDKMASNAEISKVAATKALDAFLEGVKGALKKDERVTLVGFGSFSVSKRQARKGRNPRTGKEIKIPARNVPRFTAGKGFKDSI